The Primulina huaijiensis isolate GDHJ02 chromosome 12, ASM1229523v2, whole genome shotgun sequence genome has a window encoding:
- the LOC140989199 gene encoding uncharacterized protein isoform X2, whose translation MEHEADEEPPPLAVSISDAVDEYVPSQASDQILRMDVAEAPAVGVTVITGYLGAGKSTLVNHILNGKHGKRIAVILNEFGEEIGVERAMINEGEGGALVEEWVELANGCICCTVKHSLVQALEQLVQRKERLDHILLETTGLANPAPLASVLWLDDQLESAVRLDSIVTVVDAKNLRYQLKLNKESSSFPEAYHQIAFARTAHLEALLEENRTLSTTDIHDSGVRTLCICEPKKLDLEKVRMWIEEILWDKKYGMDVYRCKGILNVRNSNQLHTLQAVREIYEIVPSRQWRDGENKTTKIVFIGRSLNEEILVNTMGTCTL comes from the exons ATGGAACACGAGGCCGACGAGGAGCCGCCACCTCTCGCCGTTTCTATAAGCGATGCCGTTGATGAATATGTTCCATCGCAGGCTTCCGATCAGATCCTTCGGATGGATGTCGCCGAAGCTCCGGCGGTCGGCGTCACCGTCATCACAGGCTATCTCGGCGCCGGAAAATCCACG TTGGTGAACCATATATTGAATGGGAAGCATGGGAAGAGAATTGCAGTTATATTAAATGAGTTTGGGGAAGAGATTGGAGTGGAGAGAGCAATGATTAATGAAGGAGAAGGTGGGGCACTTGTGGAGGAGTGGGTTGAGCTTGCAAATGGGTGCATTTGCTGCACTGTAAAGCATAGCTTGGTTCAGGCTCTAGAGCAACTCGTGCAGAGAAAAGAGAG GCTTGACCATATATTACTAGAGACCACTGGGTTGGCAAATCCTGCTCCTCTAGCATCTGTACTTTGGTTGGATGACCAATTGGAATCAGCTGTCAGGCTTGACTCTATTGTCACT GTCGTGGATGCCAAAAACCTACGTTATCAGCTCAAATTAAATAAGGAATCTTCTTCATTTCCAGAAGCATACCATCAAATAGCATTTGCG CGTACTGCTCATTTGGAAGCTCTGTTGGAAGAAAATAGAACTCTATCTACCACAGATATTCATGATAGTGGTGTGAGAACCTTGTGCATTTGTGAGCCAAAGAAACTTGATCTTGAGAAG GTTAGAATGTGGATTGAGGAGATTCTTTGGGATAAGAAGTATGGCATGGATGTTTATCGATGCAAAGGGATTCTAAATGTCAGGAATTCAAATCAACTTCACACACTGCAG GCAGTGAGAGAAATATATGAGATTGTTCCAAGTCGCCAGTGGAGAGATGGGGAGAACAAAACCACTAAAATTGTTTTCATAg GTCGTTCACTAAATGAGGAGATTCTTGTGAATACAATGGGAACTTGCACCTTGTAA
- the LOC140989199 gene encoding uncharacterized protein isoform X1: MEHEADEEPPPLAVSISDAVDEYVPSQASDQILRMDVAEAPAVGVTVITGYLGAGKSTLVNHILNGKHGKRIAVILNEFGEEIGVERAMINEGEGGALVEEWVELANGCICCTVKHSLVQALEQLVQRKERLDHILLETTGLANPAPLASVLWLDDQLESAVRLDSIVTVVDAKNLRYQLKLNKESSSFPEAYHQIAFADVVILNKVDLVSSDDSKAVMKDLEKDIFSINSLANIIHSVQCQVDLSMILNRQAYGATRTAHLEALLEENRTLSTTDIHDSGVRTLCICEPKKLDLEKVRMWIEEILWDKKYGMDVYRCKGILNVRNSNQLHTLQAVREIYEIVPSRQWRDGENKTTKIVFIGRSLNEEILVNTMGTCTL, encoded by the exons ATGGAACACGAGGCCGACGAGGAGCCGCCACCTCTCGCCGTTTCTATAAGCGATGCCGTTGATGAATATGTTCCATCGCAGGCTTCCGATCAGATCCTTCGGATGGATGTCGCCGAAGCTCCGGCGGTCGGCGTCACCGTCATCACAGGCTATCTCGGCGCCGGAAAATCCACG TTGGTGAACCATATATTGAATGGGAAGCATGGGAAGAGAATTGCAGTTATATTAAATGAGTTTGGGGAAGAGATTGGAGTGGAGAGAGCAATGATTAATGAAGGAGAAGGTGGGGCACTTGTGGAGGAGTGGGTTGAGCTTGCAAATGGGTGCATTTGCTGCACTGTAAAGCATAGCTTGGTTCAGGCTCTAGAGCAACTCGTGCAGAGAAAAGAGAG GCTTGACCATATATTACTAGAGACCACTGGGTTGGCAAATCCTGCTCCTCTAGCATCTGTACTTTGGTTGGATGACCAATTGGAATCAGCTGTCAGGCTTGACTCTATTGTCACT GTCGTGGATGCCAAAAACCTACGTTATCAGCTCAAATTAAATAAGGAATCTTCTTCATTTCCAGAAGCATACCATCAAATAGCATTTGCG gatGTAGTGATTCTTAATAAGGTCGATCTAGTGTCTTCAGACGATTCGAAAGCAGTTATGAAAGATTTGGAAAAGGATATATTTAGTATCAATTCTCTTGCCAACATCATTCATTCAGTGCAGTGTCAAGTCGACTTGTCCATGATACTAAATCGTCAAGCATATGGTGCTACA CGTACTGCTCATTTGGAAGCTCTGTTGGAAGAAAATAGAACTCTATCTACCACAGATATTCATGATAGTGGTGTGAGAACCTTGTGCATTTGTGAGCCAAAGAAACTTGATCTTGAGAAG GTTAGAATGTGGATTGAGGAGATTCTTTGGGATAAGAAGTATGGCATGGATGTTTATCGATGCAAAGGGATTCTAAATGTCAGGAATTCAAATCAACTTCACACACTGCAG GCAGTGAGAGAAATATATGAGATTGTTCCAAGTCGCCAGTGGAGAGATGGGGAGAACAAAACCACTAAAATTGTTTTCATAg GTCGTTCACTAAATGAGGAGATTCTTGTGAATACAATGGGAACTTGCACCTTGTAA